The Rhea pennata isolate bPtePen1 chromosome Z, bPtePen1.pri, whole genome shotgun sequence genome includes a region encoding these proteins:
- the RFESD gene encoding Rieske domain-containing protein yields the protein MLELIILSLHFFMCFLISVVIWRGSKDIDLHSSSKGTVEMEPDAIYVGKEDDIKKSQRITTKVNDREVVIFYHEGKFYAMDAHCYHAGGALHLGEIEDINGQPCIICPWHKYKITLETGEGLYQAINPMEPSPTPQWQSKGVKQRIHKVTIDNGNVYVSPPDLSVRFDSDYYADKYKNNGDFTMEK from the exons ATGTTGGAACTCATTATTCTGAGccttcatttcttcatgtgTTTCCTCATCTCTGTTGTGATCTGGCGTGGATCTAAG gacATAGATTTGCACAGCTCGAGCAAAGGAACAGTTGAAATGGAGCCTGATGCTATATATGTTGGTAAAGAAGATGACATAAAAAAGTCCCAAAGAATAACCACGAAGGTCAATGACAGAGAAGTAGTCATTTTCTACCATGAAGGGAAATTTTATGCTATGGATGCTCACTGCTACC ATGCAGGAGGTGCTTTACATCTTGGAGAAATAGAG gaTATCAATGGTCAACCATGTATTATTTGTCCTTGGCATAAGTATAAAATTACTTTGGAAACAGGAGAAGGATTATATCAAGCCATAAACCCTATGGAACCATCACCAACACCACAGTGGCAATCAAAAGGAGTGAAACAAAGGATTCATAAAGTTACCATAGACAATGGAAATGTTTATGTGAGTCCTCCAGATTTGTCTGTAAGATTTGACTCAGACTATTATGCTGACAAGTACAAAAATAATGGTGATTTcactatggaaaaataa